GCCACCGCCCCCGGCACGAGGGAGACCGTGTGCAGATCCAGCGGCGAGCGGCCCAGTGGATTCTCCAGGCTGGGCAGGTGCGCGCCCGCGGGCGCATCCTCCTGCCCGGTGCTGTAGGCCGTCACGCAATACCAGGTCTCCCGGCCCTCCACCAGCCCCGTGTCCGTGAAGTGGTGGGCCAGGCCGCTGTCCGTCCCCAGGTGGGTCGGGCCGTTGGGGTCGGGACCGCGGATGCCGTCCACCCGGTCGAAGGTGGCCAGCGGGACCCAGGCCACCCGGCGGCCGTGCGCGTCGGTGATGGGCGCTCCCCAGCTGGCGCCCTGGTCCAGGCTGCGGTAGACGCGGTAGCCCTCGAAATCATCCGCCCCTTCGCTGGGCAGGGCCTCCCACCAGAGGCGCGCCCCGCCGGGCAGGGCCCGGCCCGCCACCCGCGGCATGGGCGGCGCGCCCGGGCCGGCGTAGCGCGTGCGCCAGTACATGTCCCAGGCGGTGGCCAGCTTGTCCCGCAGGTCGTCCAGCCCGGGCTGCCCCGGCGCCTGGCCGCCCTCCCCCAGCAGTACCGTGCAGGCGCTGACCACGCTGTCCCCCGGCGCCAGGCTGAAGGGACCGCTCATGACGAAAAAGTTGAGACGGCTGCCCGCCCCGTAGGCCTGGGTCAGGGTGCCCTCGTCGCAGGCGTCGATCCGGCCCCGCCCATCGGGGGAATGGAAAAAGCTGCCCGGATCGTCCAGCAGGTCCGATTGGGAGCTGATGACGGCCCACTGGCGGGCGTCGGTGTCGGGCCGGCGGTCGGCCTGGAAGTGGTGGAAGTCCGTCACGCCCAGGTGGCGCGGCGTTTCCGTCACCAGCAGGGCGGGAAGGCCGGGCGGCCGCTCGTTGCCGACCCAGGCGCCGTCGTTGCGGGCGTTGACGTCCCAGACGTAGACGACATCGTTGCCGCGGCCGAAGGGCAGACCCAAGTCCGCCGTCGAGAGCAGGCCGATGCGGTCCACGAAATCGAAGTCCGGACGGAAGGCCGCGTAGTAGCCGGCGTAGAGGGAGTCCAGGGTGCGGTCCGAGCGGTTGTGAATCACGCTGCGCCAGCTGAGGTGGTGGTCGGCGTAGGGCCGGCCGTAACTGTAGCCGGATTGGCGCACCTCCAGCCCCAGGGCGCCGCGCGGGTTCTCCCGGTCGTCGAAGACGGCCCAGCTGTCGCCGTCGCTGGTGAACTCGCCCGGCACCTGACGCCGCGGGAAGGCGGGGTTGGGCACGGGCGTGACGTACTCCTCGCGCCAGGCCCCCGGCCAGCCCGCCGCCGGCCAGGTCTCGGGCAGATGCGAGTGGGCCAGGAAGGGGGTGCCGTCGGTGGCGCGCAGGGCGCCGCTGAAGAGGCCGCCCAGGCTGCCCGCCGCCGGCGTCCAGTCGCGCAGGCCGGTGGTGGAGTTCAGGCAGCTCTCCACCACGTTGCCGGGCGCCGCCACCACCAGCCCCAGCCCAAAGGAATAGTGCGTCTCGTCGTTGGCGTCGGAGGGCCAGTGCAGGCTCTGGCTGCCCCACATGTGGTAGTCGCTCATGTTGCCGAAGTTCGAGGCATAGTTGCCCAGCTCGCCACGGTCCTGCACGGCGATGGCGTTGTCCCCCAGCTCGGCCGTGCGGCGCAGGGCGGCCAGCACCTCCTTGCGCGGCACCTGGGGCAGCAGGTCATGGCAGCGCAGGCAGTCCCCGCCGTGGGCGGCCACGGCCAGCAGCGGCAGCAGGACCAACGCGGGCATGCTTCTCACGGGCGCCCTCCTCTCACCAGGACCATTCCACCCCCACCCGCGCCTGGCGCGGCACCTCCACCCGGGAGGGATCGTGCAGGGCGTCCGGCGTGGAGCCGATCAGGCCGCGCGGATCGTGGAAGGGCTTGCCCGTGGCCGGGTAGACCATCACCACGTTGCGCCGGTCCAGCAGGTTCTGCACGGCCAGCCAGGCTTCCAGGCGCCCGCCGCCCCAGTCGCCCGCCCAGCGCAGGGCGGCGTCGCTGCGCAACGTCCAGGGCCGCCGGGCGGAGTTGGTGGGCACCTCGACCCCCACGTCGATGAAGGGCGTGTAGGGGAGGCCGCTGCCAAGCTCGGCCGCCAGCTCCAGCCCCAGGCCGCGGGGCAGGGCCAAGGTCAGGCGGCCCGCCAGGTCGTGCGTCTGCTCGTAGTCCAGCGGGAACTCGTTGAACTCCTCCTCCTCCCCCGCCCGCGCCAGGATGAGGCCGCTCTCCGGCTCGGCGGCGTTGCCGCGCGCGCTCATCCAGGTGTAGTCCAGGCGCAGGTGGCCGGCGCGGCCCAGGGCGCGGCTCCAGCTGAGGTCGATGCCGCGCACGTTGGCATAGTCCGTGTTGTGGTGCACGACCAGCCGGCGCGTGTATTGGATCACCTCGCGGGTGGAGAGCAGGTCGCGCAGATCCTTGTACCAAGCGGCGAGGCCCAGGCGGCCACCCTCCCCCAGGCGCCGGTTGAGGCCCAGCTCCCAGGTGGTGGTGCGCTGCGGCTTGACGCGGGGGTTGCCCACCAGGGGCACGAGGGCGTGGTCCAGCTCCAGCGCCCGGTTGCCATAGAGGGCGGAAAGCGGCGCGAACTGCGTGAACTCGCCCCAGGAGGCGCTCAGCACGGCCTCATCGCCGAAGGGGAAGGCGAGGCCCAGCCGCGGTGAGAGGGACCAGCGGGGATCCACCGGCGTGAAGTCGGCGGGCTCCACGGCGCCCTCCCTCTCCACGAAGGGCTGGAGGGGATCGGGCAGCCAGTCCACGGCGGGATCCTGCCAGTCCAGGCGCAGGCCGGCGTTCACGACGAGGTGGGGGTATTCCAGCTTGTCCTGCAGGAAGAGGGCGCCCTGTAGCGGCCGGGCGTGCACGCGGTCGTCGAAGTACTCGCGGCTGGCCGGTCCGGACCAGACGTTGTGGACGGTGCGCGCCGCCAGGTCGTCCCGGCGCAGGTCCAGGCCCGTCTTCCATTCGTGGTGGGGTCCGGCCTGCCAGGCCGCCTCGGCCCCCAGCCTCCACTGCTCGATCCCACGCCGGGAGAAGGTGGGGGAATGGCCGGCCCGGTAGAAGTCCTGCTCGGCGCGCCAGGTGGGCCGCTCCCACTGGTCCAGGGGCAAGGGCTCGCCCGCTTCGTCCAGCACGCCCCGCCAGGCGTGGTGCCGCTGCCAGGCCAGGCGCAGCGTGCCCATCAGGCGCGGCGTCCAGTTGTGGGTGGCCACCGCCTGCCAGCGGTCCTGGCCCCGCCGCTCGCGGGACTGGTGGGCGGGCAAGTACTTCCAGGCATGCAGGTAGACCATCTCCTCGGCGCGGGTCCGCTCCCAGGAGAGGTCGATCCGCCCCTTCCCCAGCGCCCGCCCCAGGCCCAGGCGCAGATCGCCGGCGCGCAGGTAGCCGTGGGGCAGATGGCTGTCCTCACCCTGGGCGAGCAGGGCGAGGCGCCCCTCCCAGCCGGCGGCCAGCGGTCCGCCCAGACCCACCTGGGCGCGGCCTGGCAGGTCCACGAGAAGCTCTCCCGGCCGCGCCGCGCTCAGATCCCGCCAGGAGCGCTTCCGCCACTCCTCCTCGTCCGCCACGCCGTCGAAGGGATGGGAGCGGCGCCAGGGGGAGGGAAGCAGACCCGCGCTCTCATGCCGGACGAGGAAGGTCGGGCGGGGGGCGCCCTGGCGGGTGACGATGTTGACCACGCCGCTCATGGCGTCGCCGTACTCGGCGTTGAAGGCGCCGGCCACCAGCACCAGCTCCTGGACCTCCTCCTCGTTGAGCAGGCCTTGCCAGGCGCCGCTCCAGGGATCCTGCACCTCCATCCCGTCGATCATGATCTTCAACTCCCCGGCCCGGCCGCCCCGCACGTGCAGCTGCCCCCGCTCGTCGCGGGTCAGTCCCGCCTCCAGGGCGAGCAGGCCGTCCAGGCCGCGCACGGGGCTGTGCTGCAGGGACTCCCCGTCCAGCACGCTGACGCGGGAGCCGCGTTCCAGGGGGCGATCCAGGCGGCGGGCGTGGACGGTCAGCTCGGAGACCAGTTCGCCGGGGGACAGGTCCAGCGCCAGGCGGCAGGTCTCGCCCGACACGATCCAGGCCTCGGCCAGGACCGGCGTGTAGCCCAGGTGGCTGACCCGCACGCGGCGCAGGCCGGGGGGAAGTCCCAGCAGGATGATGGTGCCGTCCAGGTCGGCGGCGGCGCCCATGGTCGGGTCCAGGCAGTGCAGGTGGGCGCCGGCCAGGGCCCGGCCCTCGCCCGTGACGCGCACGACCAGCTTGCCGCCGCCGGCCGCCCGTGCGGGTGTGGCGGCCAGCAGGCCGATGAGGAGGCAGACCAGTGGAATCACGCCCAACCCCGACTTGGCAAGGCAAGCCCCGGGCCGCGGGCGTCCGGGGCCTACCAGGATCAGCGGAGCAGCGAGAGGCGGACGCTGTGATGTCGCGTGCCGTCCTCCGCGCTCAACAGGTAAACGCCGGAGGCCGCCGGCAGGCCGTCGTCGCCCCGGCCGTCCCAGGTCAGGCGATGGTGGCCGGCCGGGAGGGAGCCCGCGGCCAGGGTGCGCACCAGGCGGCCCCGCAGGTCGTGGATGCGGGCGCTCACCCGGGCGGGCGCGGCGAGGGACAGCTCCACCTGCACGGCGGGGTTGAAGGGGTTGGGCCAGGGGGCGCCCAGGGCGAGTCCGGCCGGAACGAGGGGGGCGGGTGCCACGCTGGTCTCAGCCTCCACCAGGACGTCGTCGAAGACGAGATGCCCCGCGAGATCCATGAAATCGAAGTAGTAGACTCCGAAGCCGCCCGTGGCGATGGTGGCGTCCTGCTGGGTGCCATCGGGCAGGGACTGGCCGTCGATGGTGCAGGTGATCTGGTCCCCCTCGAAGGTCATGGCCAGCTCGTGCCAACCTGCCTCGGCGGGATAGAGCGCGCCCAGCTCGGCCATGGTCCAGATCTTGATCGTCTGCATGCTGGCCCCCGGCTGCCAGCGGCGAAGCATGAAGCGCTGGTCGCCCATGCCCGTGTCCACCGACAGGTCGGCGACGAAGGCGTAGAACTCCCAGGCGCTGCCCTCCTCGCCCACGATCTCATGGGCGCGGCCCACGATGCCGCGGAAATGGGTGGTGCCCGGCACGAGGTGGACCTGCGCCGAGACCGTGTAGTCGACCAGCTCCGGCGCATCGACGATGAGGGTGCCCACGCCGCCGCCAGAGAGGTCGTTGCCCAGCTTGCCCACGAAACCGTCGCCGCTGGGGTTGCCGGTCATCCAGTCCACTTCGATCTGGTTGGCCTCGCTGCCCCAGGTGCTGATCCAGGTGAGATCCGGCGTGCCGTCGCTGAAGCCCTCCTGGTAGACCAGCTCGGCCCGGGCCAGTCCCGCCGCCAGCAACATGAGAATCCAAGCTTTCATGTTCTTCCCTTTCCCAGTGGTGTGCCGGGCGCTCAGGGCCGCCAGACCACCGACTGCCGGTGGCGTTGGCTCCCGTCGTCGCCCACGATGACATAGACGCCTCCCGCCGTGCCGGCGGGTCGCCAGGTGACCATCTCCCCCGGCCGGGCCTGCCCCAACCCGGCCACCCGCTGGCCGGCCAGGTTGTAGACGGCCAGGGAGAGGGGCCGGCTGCCTTCTCCCCCCACCTGCACGTGCAGGACAGGATTGAAGGGGTTGGGCCAGCAGGCCAGCGCCGGTCCGCTCGCACGCGGCCGCGGGGCGCCGGGCAGGCTCTCCTCCTGGTCCAGCAGGATGGCCAGCACCTCCGCCAGGGAGGCGGCCCAGGCCGGCTCCCCGTTGACCGCCTCCAGCCCGAAGGAGAGCAGGTCCAACCGGCCGTCCGGGGAGCGCACCCCAGCGGCGCGCTGGGGATCCTCCGCCGCCCAGGTGAAGAGCACCTGACCGCCCGCCGCCTGCAAGGTCTGCGGACTGGTCTGGTTGCCCGCCCCGCCCGATCCCGTCAGCAGGAGATGCAGGTCCGCCACCGCCGGAACGGCGGGATCGCCCCAGACCTGGACCGAGGCCGGCTCCTGGGCCGTCGTCTGCGCGCCCGCCACCTCCGCCAGGAAGGCCGGACTGAGCGCCTGGGCCAGCCGCTGGCCGCTGAGCAGGACCCGGCCGCCGCGGGCGAGGAAGGCGCGCAGGCTGTCCTCCAGCTCGGGTTCGAAGGCCGGTGCCAGGTCCGATCCGGTGAAGAGGATGAGCTGGCTGGCCCTCTGCCAGGGCAGGCCCGCCGCCCCTTCCCAGGCCAGGCGATGCAGCTCGGCGGCGCGCCCCTGGCTGGACAGGGCCTCAACATACCAGCCGAGGTGGCTCCAGTTGTCTGATGAATCTCCCTCCACCAGGAGCAATTCCGTGACACCGCAGGGGGCGGGCAGGGCGCCGCGCCAGAAGAGGTCCGGACCATCGCGCAGCTCGCCTTCCAGCCAGGGATCGGCCAGGCCCTCGCCCGTCCAGGTCAGCTCGACC
The bacterium DNA segment above includes these coding regions:
- a CDS encoding TonB-dependent receptor; protein product: MIPLVCLLIGLLAATPARAAGGGKLVVRVTGEGRALAGAHLHCLDPTMGAAADLDGTIILLGLPPGLRRVRVSHLGYTPVLAEAWIVSGETCRLALDLSPGELVSELTVHARRLDRPLERGSRVSVLDGESLQHSPVRGLDGLLALEAGLTRDERGQLHVRGGRAGELKIMIDGMEVQDPWSGAWQGLLNEEEVQELVLVAGAFNAEYGDAMSGVVNIVTRQGAPRPTFLVRHESAGLLPSPWRRSHPFDGVADEEEWRKRSWRDLSAARPGELLVDLPGRAQVGLGGPLAAGWEGRLALLAQGEDSHLPHGYLRAGDLRLGLGRALGKGRIDLSWERTRAEEMVYLHAWKYLPAHQSRERRGQDRWQAVATHNWTPRLMGTLRLAWQRHHAWRGVLDEAGEPLPLDQWERPTWRAEQDFYRAGHSPTFSRRGIEQWRLGAEAAWQAGPHHEWKTGLDLRRDDLAARTVHNVWSGPASREYFDDRVHARPLQGALFLQDKLEYPHLVVNAGLRLDWQDPAVDWLPDPLQPFVEREGAVEPADFTPVDPRWSLSPRLGLAFPFGDEAVLSASWGEFTQFAPLSALYGNRALELDHALVPLVGNPRVKPQRTTTWELGLNRRLGEGGRLGLAAWYKDLRDLLSTREVIQYTRRLVVHHNTDYANVRGIDLSWSRALGRAGHLRLDYTWMSARGNAAEPESGLILARAGEEEEFNEFPLDYEQTHDLAGRLTLALPRGLGLELAAELGSGLPYTPFIDVGVEVPTNSARRPWTLRSDAALRWAGDWGGGRLEAWLAVQNLLDRRNVVMVYPATGKPFHDPRGLIGSTPDALHDPSRVEVPRQARVGVEWSW
- a CDS encoding FlgD immunoglobulin-like domain containing protein encodes the protein MKAWILMLLAAGLARAELVYQEGFSDGTPDLTWISTWGSEANQIEVDWMTGNPSGDGFVGKLGNDLSGGGVGTLIVDAPELVDYTVSAQVHLVPGTTHFRGIVGRAHEIVGEEGSAWEFYAFVADLSVDTGMGDQRFMLRRWQPGASMQTIKIWTMAELGALYPAEAGWHELAMTFEGDQITCTIDGQSLPDGTQQDATIATGGFGVYYFDFMDLAGHLVFDDVLVEAETSVAPAPLVPAGLALGAPWPNPFNPAVQVELSLAAPARVSARIHDLRGRLVRTLAAGSLPAGHHRLTWDGRGDDGLPAASGVYLLSAEDGTRHHSVRLSLLR